One Solanum lycopersicum chromosome 4, SLM_r2.1 DNA window includes the following coding sequences:
- the LOC101263015 gene encoding probable LRR receptor-like serine/threonine-protein kinase At3g47570: MKKHIFLLTVLFLVQFSISIASSNETDQEALLAFQKLITSQSHFWANNWTKNTSFCSWFGVTCTPKTQRVVALALPDLQLQGTISPSLANLSFLRELNLENNLFHGGVPYRLGHLPRLRVINVRNNQLEGSIPTSLFQHQRVQIISLAYNKLSGEMWKGPWYVPELRILNLRNNSLTGIIPSSVGNATKLLNFSLSGNRINGVIPTEIGNLSQLIELHLFNNQLAGSIPATLFNISSLIRASLASNSLSGPLLLDEGNIVSNMKYLSISKNQISGCIPSNICQLTELKILSISYNNMIGDIPRNIGCLSKLEEFYAGNNPITGTIPTSLGNISTLRNLYCGNSRIVGQIPKAIFNLSSLEMIDCSFSNLSGRIPATSGLHVQNLKELFLGHNQLEGGIPLFITNASKLEILGLENNFLTGTIPTNLGNLHELQELFLHHNQLTNEPREHELQFFNSLSDCRMLRYLQVGSNPLNGILPNSIGNLSSTVEYLHISDAHIYGPIPRGIRNMSGLITLSLGENNLAGRIPSDVVKLEQLQGLYLNNNKLQGHIPEAVCNLSNMVQLSLDGNELSGLIPECLGNLSMLQAIRLSSNKFSSKIPLSIWKMSGLLYLIMSQNSIEGEVPQDIGGLKAIVGLDLSGNHFSGMIPSQLGDLQNMNTLDLSNNSFSGSIPLSFANLISLEYLDLSLNALSGTIPKSLEKLLYLKRINVSFNDLEGVIPSGGVFANSTLQSFLGNKGLCGMHILEIPACAITTTGQQSKSKKLVLKIVIPVVAASFLIFLFVIVWIMRRQKKANSKDVEKVPDIRTYQLVTYHEIQQATNNFDGSNLIGSGGSGSVYKGTLSSGTVVAIKVLDLQNEEVCKRFDTECEVMRNVRHRNLIPVITTCSSEHIRAFVLQYMPNGSLENWLYREDCHLNLLQRVIIMLDVALAIEYLHHGHENLIVHCDIKPANVLLDEEMLAHVGDFGISKILAVSKSMAHTETLGTLGYIAPEYGLEGRVSSSGDVYSYGIMMIEVLTKRRPTDDEIFDENLGLREWIRQAFPKTIMEVVDVNLFHEEGHVDFKSELCIASMMELALDCTKEMPESRITMRDVVKRLDKIKNTFLGT, encoded by the exons ATGAAGAAGcacatatttttattgactGTCCTCTTTCTAGTTCAATTTTCTATATCAATTGCTTCCTCAAATGAGACAGACCAAGAAGCTCTACTAGCTTTTCAAAAACTTATTACAAGTCAGAGTCATTTTTGGGCCAATAATTGGACCAAAAATACTTCTTTTTGCTCTTGGTTTGGTGTCACTTGCACTCCAAAAACGCAAAGGGTTGTGGCCTTGGCTCTTCCTGATTTGCAACTTCAAGGCACAATATCCCCGTCTTTGGCCAATTTGTCCTTTCTCAGAGAGCTCAATCTCGAGAATAACTTATTCCATGGTGGCGTACCGTACAGACTTGGACACTTGCCTCGCTTGCGAGTGATTAATGTTCGAAACAATCAGCTAGAAGGAAGTATTCCGACAAGTCTATTTCAACACCAGAGAGTTCAAATCATTTCATTGGCTTACAATAAACTCAGTGGTGAAATGTGGAAAGGGCCATGGTATGTACCCGAACTCAGAATCCTAAATCTCAGGAATAATAGCCTCACAGGTATAATCCCTTCTTCTGTTGGAAATGCCACAAAGTTGCTGAACTTCAGTTTGTCTGGGAACAGAATCAATGGTGTCATTCCAACTGAGATTGGTAATCTCAGCCAACTTATAGAGTTGCATTTGTTCAATAATCAATTAGCAGGTTCCATTCCAGCAACACTGTTTAATATCTCGTCGCTAATTAGAGCATCTCTGGCAAGCAATAGCCTTTCTGGTCCTCTCTTACTTGATGAAGGGAATATTGTGTCAAATATGAAGTATCTAAGTATATCTAAGAACCAAATTTCTGGTTGCATTCCTTCTAACATATGCCAACTCACAGAGCTCAAAATTTTGTCCATATCATATAACAATATGATTGGAGACATACCCAGAAATATTGGTTGTTTATCAAAACTCGAGGAGTTTTATGCTGGTAATAATCCAATAACAGGGACTATTCCCACTTCATTGGGCAATATTTCCACTCTGCGAAATCTTTACTGTGGAAACAGTCGTATAGTGGGGCAAATTCCAAAGGCTATTTTTAACCTATCTTCTTTGGAAATGATTGATTGCAGTTTCAGTAACCTCTCGGGTAGAATTCCAGCCACATCAGGTCTTCATGTTCAGAACCTTAAAGAACTTTTCTTGGGACACAATCAGCTCGAAGGGGGAATTCCATTGTTCATAACAAATGCTTCTAAGCTTGAGATATTGGGGCTAGAAAATAACTTTCTCACAGGCACTATTCCTACTAATTTGGGGAATCTTCATGAGCTGCAAGAACTGTTCCTACATCATAATCAACTTACCAATGAACCAAGAGAGCATGAGTTGCAGTTCTTCAATTCTTTGTCGGACTGTAGGATGTTGCGATATCTACAAGTGGGTTCCAATCCGTTGAATGGCATTCTGCCCAATTCTATTGGGAATCTTTCATCTACTGTTGAATACTTACATATATCAGATGCACACATTTATGGCCCCATCCCCAGGGGTATACGCAACATGAGCGGTCTAATAACCCTAAGCCTTGGAGAGAACAACTTGGCGGGACGTATTCCTTCTGATGTTGTTAAGCTTGAACAACTCCAAGGGTTGTAtctaaataacaataaattgCAGGGACATATTCCAGAGGCGGTATGCAATTTATCTAATATGGTTCAGTTAAGTCTGGATGGTAATGAGCTCTCTGGATTAATTCCAGAATGTTTAGGAAATCTTAGCATGCTACAAGCCATTAGATTGAGTTCTAACAAATTCTCATCCAAGATTCCTTTGAGCATTTGGAAGATGAGTGGTCTTCTCTATCTAATCATGTCACAAAATTCTATAGAGGGAGAAGTTCCACAGGATATTGGAGGACTGAAGGCCATTGTAGGACTAGATCTTTCTGGTAACCACTTTTCAGGCATGATACCAAGCCAATTGGGGGACCTGCAAAACATGAATACTCTGGACCTGTCGAACAATTCATTTTCAGGCTCAATTCCATTATCCTTTGCCAACTTGATAAGCTTAGAATACTTGGATTTGTCTTTAAATGCGTTGTCAGGTACTATTCCCAAGTCTTTGGAAAAGCTATTATACCTTAAAAGAATTAATGTTTCATTTAATGATTTAGAAGGTGTAATACCGAGTGGAGGTGTGTTTGCGAATTCCACTCTACAATCATTTCTTGGGAACAAAGGTCTATGTGGAATGCACATATTGGAGATTCCTGCATGTGCTATCACTACAACTGGACAACAATCAAAGTCTAAGAAGCTTGTGCTTAAAATTGTTATTCCGGTGGTTGCTGCTTCTTTTCTGATATTTTTGTTCGTTATAGTTTGGATAATGAGACGACAGAAGAAAGCAAACTCCAAAGACGTGGAAAAGGTACCGGATATCAGGACTTATCAATTAGTTACTTATCATGAGATTCAACAAGCAACAAATAATTTTGATGGATCCAATTTAATTGGTTCGGGAGGTTCTGGCTCTGTGTACAAAGGTACATTATCTAGTGGAACTGTGGTGGCGATAAAGGTACTCGATTTACAAAATGAGGAAGTATGCAAGAGGTTTGATACCGAATGTGAAGTGATGAGAAATGTTAGGCACAGAAATCTTATTCCAGTGATTACTACTTGTTCTAGTGAACACATAAGAGCCTTTGTTCTGCAGTATATGCCCAATGGAAGTCTTGAGAATTGGTTGTACAGAGAAGATTGCCACTTGAACCTTCTTCAAAGAGTCATCATAATGCTTGATGTGGCTCTGGCAATTGAATATTTACACCATGGTCATGAAAATTTGATAGTTCATTGCGACATAAAGCCAGCCAATGTTCTTTTGGACGAAGAAATGTTGGCACATGTCGGTGATTTTGGTATCTCTAAAATATTAGCTGTAAGCAAGTCCATGGCACATACTGAGACATTAGGCACTCTTGGTTACATTGCACCAG AATATGGCTTGGAAGGAAGAGTGTCCAGTAGTGGTGATGTTTACAGTTATGGCATCATGATGATAGAGGTATTGACAAAAAGAAGACCGACTGATGACGAGATATTCGATGAAAATCTTGGCTTGAGGGAGTGGATAAGACAAGCATTTCCCAAGACAATTATGGAAGTTGTGGATGTCAATCTTTTTCATGAGGAAGGACATGTCGATTTCAAAAGTGAACTATGTATAGCCTCCATGATGGAATTGGCTTTGGATTGCACAAAGGAAATGCCAGAGTCAAGGATAACTATGAGAGACGTAGTCAAGAGGCTTGACAAAATCAAGAACACATTTTTGGGAACATAG